From Aegilops tauschii subsp. strangulata cultivar AL8/78 chromosome 5, Aet v6.0, whole genome shotgun sequence:
ATGTTTGTTGTCGCTAGCCACTTGCCAATCTGCTGGGCGCATCATTTTTCGCCGTTACAGATAATAGTGGTTAATCTTGTACAGTAAGTTGTAAGTAATACTAGAAATCGTATATTGAAGGTTGTTAGCTTTCAGTTACTCATACTGCTTCCTCAAACACCAACCAAGCTCGTTTACCTTCCGGTTCAGGTGAGCCGAGACCTCGGGTTTTCGGACTCCACTGAAATCTCTATGAGCGCCATGGCATGGCAACGAGAGAGGTGCCATATTGTGCAAGTGCAAATGTCGTTCGGGTGTTCCATTCATCTACTTATACAGTATAAAACTTCTGTGTGCTTCACGGGCTGATTTTGTATTCCCGTTTGCAACACACAAACACTAGTTTCGCCTAGTTCAGTTTCAGTGTGACATGTATGCTCTGAGCATAAACACGCAGGCTCACCCCACCAAACGAACTGAATCCTTCCAAAACCTTGATCATTCAGGATGCAACTCCTGATATTCAGTGTTCATCCAGGTTTCAGAACACCCACCTGACAACGTCGTCGAAGAAGTTGTAGCATGTGGACTTGCGCTTGAACATAGCTGCTACTCCTGATACTATCTTCCTACTTAAAACAGAACATAACTCTGCTAGAGCCCTTACTTAAGCAGAACTTGAACACAAAGTAATACCGAGAGTTCCTACAGCCGACTGGAAATAACTGGACTAGGATCCTAGAGAGCTAAAGCAACAAAATTAAAACACGACGGAGTAACAAGTTCAGTCATGCATAAGCACCAGCTGACAACGTGATCACAAGTTGAGTCATGGATTCAAGAAAGAGCAGACACCGCTCTTGTGGTGGATCGGATGCCAACAAGAGGGCAGACAGACGCCGCGCCGCGCCTGATGGAGCACGTCTAGAGCTATTTCACATGACCAAGGCACTTGAGGGTCCATAACACACCTTCAGCACCTTGTTCCTCGGCAGCTCTCTTCTGGGGTTTGGGTTCACTGATGCACTCCACAACAGTGTCTGTGAACGTCTCCACAAGAACACTCACCTTGCATGTGAACCTGCAAAGTTAATAGAACATCAGATATGCCCATTTCTATTTTGAACTCTACCTACCATCTTAAGCAAATTACCAACCAGATGCATTTTCCACCGCCCAGAATAGAAAACACAAGACATCAGAGTTGTTATTCATTAGCATTGACGTGGTAGCTAGCCCGTGCTTATGAAACTACAGAAATTTTCTCAAAAGAACATGGACTTCTGGGCTACTTCTGAGTAGCCTTCAGTGTTTATCACCATTCCATTATTGCCGTTCCAGTGTTTATCAGCATTGGATTTACCAACTGCACGATCTTGTATAATTATTCAATTTTCAAACATTAGTGCATGACACATCAGAAATGCAGCTTGATTATCAGCTATGCATGCCATACGAGCTGGTAGTACAGCACAAAGTGTTCAAAGAACACTCAAGTGAGTACAGAATGGCCAGTAACTGTCACACCTTGCGGAGGAAGCCACTAGTGGCTTTGCCTATGATAATATGGATAATACTACATTTGAGGTAATATAATGCACAATGCGCCTATATCTGTTGAAAGTACATAAAAAACAAATTAAAGGTTCGCCGGTTAATAGGAAAGCTTACAGTTTTGTATGGCCATGTCCATGTTCTTCAAACTCATATGTTGGACTCTTCCAGCCAATTGCACTGCAGAGTTGAGCCAGTCTCAACCTTGCTTCTGGTTCTGCATTTGCACCGCCTATGAATTCAAATAAAACCAGCAATTATAAAACAACAGTTTAACTTCAAAAATAAGATTTATGCATATATTGCTAGAGTGATGCATCCCTTGTTCCTTGCCCAAGATTTTATTTGAAACACTGTATTCTTAGTTACTTCTTGAACCAAAATACTGAACATTCAGATAATTAACTTCTTAACTGTATGAAATATTTGAACTGTAATGATCCTTTCTACCCGAGTCATGTCTTCGGAATTTGGACATGAAATTTGCCCAAGGTATACATCATCACGAGAACGTACACCATGCAACAGGTAACTTGTGAAGAACCTGTTAATACTATACGTAAGATAAAGCACCATCGTTTTCTGACCAAAAGATAAAGCACCGCCCAGAAGGATATAAAGAACATGCTCGCATGCTATCTATATTACGTCAATGGTTTAAACTGGcaattttctagagaaggatttCACAGTAAACTAAGAATCATTCTAACCAGTTATTGTGAATTTTGTAATCCTGGACAGACTGCAGAAGCCAGAGAAGTTAGTATCCGTGTAAGTTAGTTTCAGTGCTATGTCCACATTACCTTGTTTTCATGCCAGATCAATGTCACTTTCTTCTGATATATCTCACTTCTCCTAATAATTTAAGTTACCTGTTATAGTACAATAAATATCACTCCCTCTGTCCGTAAAAAGATCATGCTATTTCCACGCAAGAACAGTGTCAGGTCCCTGTTTCTCCGTGGCTTACCAAGACTGCCCCTTAATCGTCTCCATCCCATCGGCCTTTTCCTTAAATCTCATGTGGTAGTTATTCCAAATCTTGCGTGGTAGTTTGTGTGTTCCTAATCTGGCTAATGACTGATGTCAATTACTTCTATGAACGCATGATTAATTAGGGGCAGTTTTGGGGAAATAAGAAGGCCAGTTCTATCATTCATTAATCTACACGCCCAGAAAATTACGCCCTTTTTTTACGGTCAGAGGGAGTACATATACAGATGAGCAGGTTATAAGATCATCCAGTCTTTCATTATATAGGCAGCAATAAGTAATTCAAATTTTCCATTCAAGTACATTGATATCTAAATTTTGGCCAACATAACCACACTTAAGAGATATAACTCTTTGTCCATCTTATATGAAACCATAACATTTTATGTACAGGTTGTATTGATTATTCTGAAATCAATCAGATTTAACAGTGGCTAAAAGAATCATGAGAAGAATTAAAAAAGATAAGAATTTCAAATACCAAGAACATGCCCCTCACTGCAACCATTTGCTTCACCATTGCTCAGCACCACACAAGCAGACTCTTTTGGTGAAGGATCACCATGCCCTTTATTCTCACTCTCAATGGCGAGTTCAATTTCCTGCTGCAGTTGGGCAACACACCCTGTAGCTTTGGGCTTTTTGTGCGTGCATAACACCTCCTACAAGTAAAACTATTAGGACCATTCAAAcaaaaaattgattttttttgtgaattacataaaaaattcttctagctgatgaaagaagaaagaaacccAAGATATCACCAATGTGCTCAAAAGGAAGATGGAAAAGAAATGAATGCAAGAGATGTTGTCATGTTTTACCTTTTCTTCCAACTCCTTCTCCGTTCTTGTATTGATCGGCATGATACTAGGCTCCTGGTACACAGGCGGCACCATAACCACTGAGCGGAAAGGAGTCACCTAACAAAAGTTACAAAAGTACTGGTAATTTGGTATATACTTCTATGAAAATGATTTCTTGAACATTGTACCGTAAACTGAGTAGAACAAGAGCATTTATCAACTGATAATTTTACCCAAAAAATCTCCACTATTATGGACATTAATTACTATAAACTAGAGCGAATCTGAAAGATTGCGATCCAATCGGGGATATCGCGATATGAAGCTTCGATCGAGAGCTACATGAGCGAGAGGAATCAGGGCTCCACCTGAGGGAGCGGCAGGGAATACCGGAATAGAGGACGGAGACCGGGATCGATTGGAATTGAGCACGAGCTGTGCGTGCGGTGGGAGGAGAGAAACTAAACCTAGGGCTATGCAACTCGTATTCCCATGGGGCCATAGTCCACTATATATACACATACATGTGAGGGAAATATGCAGAAAGCCCCTTATACAACGGGGAAAATAAAAAGACTATACATGGCTATAAATATAACTTTGGAGAATTAGGTAATGCACATTAACTAACAACTGGTCCAGATATATGGCTCCAGAAAGCATATACCACAAGTGAGCATGACGCTGTACAAAAGACAGGATCCATTGTATGGCACCTAAGCTAACCCTATGGAAATTTTGGCGAAGGTGGCATGTTATGTTGGGAAGGTTCTATGAGGATCTTTCACAAAATCAAACAGCGAAAATAGAAGCAAAATTTTAAGGTGTTAGAGTAAGCTCACAAAACATGCGAATGAAAAGGGGATGTCAAAATGGTAGAGCTGTGGACAACTAGTAGCACtgaagaaaacaaaaaactgCCCTAACATTAAATAGCAAAATGACAACTGCAGAAATACAGTTAAGCGTTTATGATCTGTATGGAACAAATCATTATAAGCTTTTTGTTGAACAAAGATGTAAAAGGTGGAGGTCGCCAATGTAAAAGTTTATCACACCATTCTTATGTGCTTGTAAATACATACCGTAAAAGTTTATCACACTACGAGTCGCCAATGTTACTTGCTTCAAGCAGGCTCTAGAATATATCCTAACTATGACAATCTGTCACGCAACTATTAGTCTGCAATCTTGAACACCCCTCCTAGTCTAAAGACCATCAATCATTCAGATCATTATTTCAAGTCAATCAAGGGCACTACACTTTTCCCCTAAGAAAAAGAAGACTGCTTATTCCAATCTGAGTCGCCAACACTAACGCTACACTGGAGCAGATACTGAACTATCAATTGTGGCACGTACAAGATCAGAAACTGTTGTGCAAACACAACACAGAAAGTGGATGATTGTTCCGAAGTCTCAAGTGAGCGCTTACCCGCAACGAAATGTAGGACCGCGCGATGCTCTCGGAGGCCGCAAGCGTGCGGGATGGGGGCGTCGGGTTGGGAACCGCGTTTGGGGCCGGGGCCAGTCACGGGGACGCCGGGCGCAGGGCACCGGATCGGAGCTCGCGCGAGTTGGAGAGGGAGAATATTTAGTTCTCTTTGGGGCTGCCGCCTAGATCTCGCTGGGGAGAGGATGGGTTGGGGCGGCCGGCCGGTGGCATTCATCCAAATCCGCCAGGGAGAGGGCCTCGGCCATGCGCCTCTAGGAGCACAGGAGGGGGAGGTTCGCGGCGGCGGCAGAGGAGAGGAGACGCCGGAGCTTGGGGTGGCCGCGGGAGCATGGGCTGGCCGCCATGGGAGGGTTTAAGGGGACGagcggcgaggaagaagacaagggcAAAAAGAAAAAGATCGAATAATGGAAAGGCTAATTTTTTCTTTGAGGGAATGGGAAAAGGCAAAGCGCTCTGTCCCCCACAGGCCCGCAGCGAAAGATTCCGAGTTCTGGGCCAGTGGAACTGCGCAAACCTGGCCCAGCAATAACAGACCATGAGACTAGTGTTAACGCCGAGCGGCCCGTCACAGGAAGCAAAAAAAAGCGGGGTGGTGGGGGAGGAACTAGTTAACAAGCGCTCCTTCGCAAGCCTCGCAAcaatcagcgccacttggcgcgctctcagccattcgccacgtgtcgcgctctggatgCTTCCtttaaattttattttttatttttccgcacgcgttttcggctttttaaacttttttttgtttttttttacgTTTGGTTTTTCCCGCTCTTTCTTAGCTTTTGgataaaaaaaatttaaaaaaattttACGTGAAAAAACGCGCtttcttttttcctttcgcgaaagtcacggtttttcttccgcgaaaggcacggttgtgctttagtgAGAGTCATGGtcgtgcctttcggaaacgaaaaaaacacaTTTGTGcttccgcgagagtcacggttttgcttccgcgagaggcgcggttgtgctttcgcgagagtca
This genomic window contains:
- the LOC109731878 gene encoding endoribonuclease Dicer homolog 4, whose protein sequence is MVPPVYQEPSIMPINTRTEKELEEKEVLCTHKKPKATGCVAQLQQEIELAIESENKGHGDPSPKESACVVLSNGEANGCSEGHVLGGANAEPEARLRLAQLCSAIGWKSPTYEFEEHGHGHTKLFTCKVSVLVETFTDTVVECISEPKPQKRAAEEQGAEGVLWTLKCLGHVK